The Spodoptera frugiperda isolate SF20-4 chromosome 2, AGI-APGP_CSIRO_Sfru_2.0, whole genome shotgun sequence genome includes the window GACTTTTACTACTATTGCAAGGTTGATCTAGGTATATCTGAATTAGAACACGAtgtcacagaataataagtacggTACCATGTTTGATAAGATGGGTACCTATTGAGAGTATTAAGTTTTTATCTCTCATTCTAGTACCCCGAAAACACATTGAACCGAactcacatcatcatcatcatccatgatcatcatatcagctacaagaaATCCTCTCTGAATATACATACATGGATCagccccaatgacttccagctTCACCGGTTGGAAAACGTTTCTATAAAGTTCTGTATAACTATTGGCATTTTCTAATGAAGTTATATTTTTCTCAGGTACCTCTGGGTCCGAGAGTGTCAGCAGCTAATCATCTGGCGACGAACGTGAGCACATGGGGTCATATTCTGGCAACCAGTAACTCTGGAACAGCGAGCAAACAGTGGCTCATTGTAGACTTCAACCGATTCGACCATCTACATGCGTTGGCGCCTCGCCCCGTGGTTACTAAGCCGGTCCACAATGAAGTCGTCACTGAAAGCACTGTAGACAAGTAAGTtctaaaaatattctgtttaaTGGACTCTCAAAAACTTTGATCTTAGTAAAACTGCCAAAATGATGACTACCGACGCATTCATTACTGATTAGTACCTACTATCGGAGAATAATAATTAGCCTTTAGCGGTTTTCTGTCGGCAGTCAAACTCCTAATATGTACTATAAAACTTCTAAATGTCATGAATTAATATTTCGTTCTCTTTTGCAGGGACGTCAGGCACATCGTAGTATATCGCAACAACAATGGCCACTCAAAGGGTCTACTAGCACTGGTTGAACAGGTACCAGGGCGCACACACTCCGCCGACCTGTCTGACGCTTTCTTGGAACAGGGCTACTGGGCCACTTATGGACTACCCTTCTTCAAAGTAAGTCATATTAAGTATCTTTACTTATTGTACCTACGAAGTAAAACACACTGTACATCCAAGTTCCCACAACATATCTATGttcaagatatttaaaaaataaatactagatTGATTTCGAAAAGTCCATTTTACTAAATAGTAATAGAGTAACACTTGAGGACTGCATTGCTTTACTGTAGGCTGCCATTCTGTCACTTAACTTATCTTAACTGAAAATTGATTTACCTAATTTGGTTTATTTTCAGGATATCGCAGAAATAACACACATCGACAAAATGCAAGAACAGTACGGGAACATCTTTTCCGAAACGGAGTCGCCTCGAGCGATGCTATTTAAGCGAGGACATCAAAACGCGACGACATTGGACAGCATAATATCGCTAATGAGACAGAACAACATGACTGAGGCAAATAGTACGGACCATGAGGATATTGATGATTGTGAAGATGTTGATGATGTTGACTGTATACTTCGCGAGCAAGGCTACTGGTCAGTCGTAGGAGTTAGAGGAGACATCACCAGACATTACTCAGAACCTTACGGAGTTATCGACACTAAAGTCGTCAGTGGTAAGTTTGTTTTGTCAATTTCTGTTACCAATAGAGTAATTGATGAAAATTAAGCTTTATCGTGTCAAAGCAATATTGATTATAAGTTCACaggatttattttttgtttacaggaGCCCTAAACGAGACCAACTTGGACTTTTTCGCGATATCCGGACCACCGTACACAGAAATCCAACCAAACGCAACTAAAACATTGATAAACAAAGGAAACATTGCGCCAATCTACACAGAACTGATAAACAACAAGAGCAACATGAGTGGAATCGAAATAAGGGACTTGGTGATACATGAACAGGAGAAAGCAGCTGAAGATAAACTGGAACTTCTAAACAAAGACCTGATAAAACCTTTTGACTGGTCAGAAAGTGAATTCAAAAACGACACACATAACGGTCTACCAGACAGGTGGGCATTTAGCCTATACTCGCCTAAATGGTCGTGGTGAATCTCCAAGTCAATTTATCATATcgtttttcataataatttgttttaatttaattttaagcccTGAGTTCATCACTTCCAACTAGCAAATAAGAAAATTGGGACTAAAAATATTAGCACGCCTTTTTTTAAGTTTGACAAAAGCGATGATATACCTAATGATCTTTTGTTGATTCGACGCCATTCCGTTTAGACTTGAATCAAGTGCTTATAGCAAATTCTGTTCGTAGGTAATTgtatttcaatgtttattttaagattatttattggATCTATGTTCGTTCCGTTTATGTTCGTTTGTATATTTGTCTTATAAGTGTTTTAGTTACTGTTTCTGTGTCTAGATCAGAACTTGGGTAACCACAAGGACTGTCGTCAAATGTTAGGAGAAATGACTATGCGTATTTAAGTATCAACCTATcttcataattttaatgaaatgtatgTCTACAAAATCATCTCCAAATCATTTTATCATTTCGACCAAGATTATTttcattagaaattatattatttgatgaATTCACAAAATGGCTCTGTACTTTATCGATGTACTtatagaatatttatatttttataaattatttttacatctaCTTACTGACTTTGTGAAGCATCAAGCTGTGACTTTAAATGTACCATGTGCCTATTTATTGTgatgttaataaaaatgaagtGACTTATACATTTGATTTTGCTctcgaaaataaataattccaacATAATATTCCTatgattattttcttatttattatcattgtaatttataagtaaataatgttcTTTTTCCTTGATTCCTGAATTGAAGTTTGAAAGGTATCTTAATCTCAAATAACTACCAAAGCAAGATTCTATCGTCTCAGTGGATGGATCGTGGGGATCCAACCAAGTAAGGGATCTCGAGTTTGATTCCAATTCCAGTCGGAAAAACTTTTCATCATtgaatacctatacctatttaaCAAACTGTGCACCCTTGTCTACCCCTGTGATGTGATGGGCCTCTTGTTGTATAGGAAAAGTAATAATTGGACCTGCTTGTTAGATTCTAGCTTGATGGTTATAAAATCTGTGGATATCTGACATTGCTGTCATTCAAAAACTGTTACTTTTATAAGCAGCTTTTCTGAAGTAATTTTTACTTAcagtttctttaaaatatcttatctttcattgtgtataataatatatcaaaataataatacataaatctACCAACAAATTCCGGAGAACGACAACCATGAACTTCAATCACAGAGGTATTCTTttgataggttttattttaaaatatttaatggtattcgatattttcttgtttataagCATGATACGGGCAGTAAGAACCTACATTAACCCACGTGTGGACTTggaagataataattattataaatattttaagatgaTGTTAAATTCTGGAACTGTCTCAGTACTTATAACTCGGTAGTTCGATTAGAAGTTGCAAAATTATAATTCACAGTAAAAATGGAACTGGGAACTGAGGCTGCGCTTTTATTTATTAGCCatgattaaatttaaatacgtCTTTAAAGTGGGATTTTGTCATATAATCTCAAATATCCCAACTTGACTAATTTTATGATCTAAAATCGAATAAGAATTCGATTTATTCTTATtgagacatatttttatacatggCAACACCACCGCGAACTGTCAAAATCTACCATGAGTCATATGATTGTCAATTTATTTGTCATCAGTTTGTTTTGATGTTGTATTTTGCAATTATTGGGAAGTggtagttatatttttataataaacgtataattaacatattttacaatGGATTTCTTCTTTGGCAAGCAACCAACAGTCAAAGGTAAGTGTCTAGAAATTAGTTCAACATTTTTCCTTAATCCATATCATAAAGATTTGATTTGCAAGATTATTCAAGATTCCAGCTACTTAGAAACGTAATAATCACAGAATCAAGCACATTAATTTAATCTAAATAAGCCAACGAGTTGATTTAACAAAACTACGCTAACTTGGAAACAAAACTATCAAGATGGCATTGTGATACTATTTGATTATCACAGTATTACTACAAGGTCGCATCTTAGTGGCTAGACGACAAATATATTATAGGCGATGAGTAATTCTATTTTTTAACAGAACAGGTTACAATTGCGTTCTGTCGTCATTATAAAGTGTAGCAGAATTGTCTTTACAATTTACATTCCTAAGtatttgagaaaaaaaacaaattaaatgctTTAATGCTCCTAAGCTCCTTTTACGATAGACAACTAGACATATTTAAGTTTCACTCGAATATGTTGTTACTTACGCATtgcttaaaaatataacaatgttttaaacataaacctacatacataaaacctcattcaaatcaaacattatgaaaataaacaaactgataACACATTAGTCTATGAGTCACATATCTATGAGTAATAATGACTATATCCTACATACCTATGCTTTCTCTTACAGAACAACAAAGACAAAATGATAGAGAGCTCCGCAAGGCTGCTCGGGACTTGGAGAGAGATAAAGCAGCCTTAGAAAGAGAAGAGAAAAAACTTGTATGTATTTACGTgaagtttattacattttagagACATAAAGAAATTCACCATCACTGGTACTAATTCCCACTAAGCTTATGCCAAACTATAGTTAGCCGCTCCTTAGATGGCAAACAGATGATGAACATGATGGAGCGATTTGCCTACTGCATGCATCGCATTTGAGATTAAACAATGATGTTTGATTCCCAATGTTGAGATACCGtgaataattgtttaattattgaaacaaaagatACAACAACTTTTTTGCAACTTTTTGCAACTATTTCCACGCACACCATGAAGCTTATATGGTAGATTCTACTGTACAGTATTAGTTGTTTACCAAGCAATTACTAATTCTGTTTTATGAGATGTAGACTTCAATCCTACATTGAAAGTTTCCATcaatatgatgatgatggctTGTTCCATTTAGGGTATCGATAGTTAGTCTAGATCAGATAAAAAGATACTGGCTGTCCTAAGGAACTCACTGTGATACCTATGCCAAAATAAacgattgtttttaaatatttatttattttttacttttttgtttccAGGAAAATGAGATTAAGAAGATGGCTAAAGAAGGCAACAATGAAGGTTGCAAAATATTAGCAAAACAACTGGTGCAGATGAGGAAACAGAAAGCTAGGATTTATAGTGCTAATAGTAAGGTAATGATACAAATGTTACTTATGTTAATCTCAGTAAGCTGCGTGACGTCGCagcgtctgtgcacgctgcttatgatgaagagtccttctgtgacttgaaactagtagagcttttcttaatTGATTTATGTGAGCATAAAatctttatacatacatataagaatGCACTGATAGCTTAAGGTATATATTTTCATGTCTGAAtaaaaaggctataaataaataaataaatatctacatatatgtctactaaaattaattaattttcattacaGATATCAAgtgtacaaatacaaaataagacGATGGGAGCAAACATAGCAATTGCAGGTGCGATGGGTACCACCGCTAAAACTATGGATAGCATGAATAAGGTCATGAATCCACAACAGATAGCTAAAGACATGGAGGCCTTTAGACAAGCTAATGCTAAGATGGATATGACAGATGAAATGAGTAAGTATTTATTCAGTGCTAGAGAGCCGCCCCAGCTGCGcgtggtgatatattatgcatgtattatacataaaaaccttcctcttgaatcactctatcttttaaaaaaaccgcatcaaaatcctttgcatagtgttaaagatttaagcatacaaagggaaataggggcagagaaagcgactttgttttaaaatatgggGTGAAGAATGTAGACTGTCAGTTTTGGCTGTTTAGAAATTCCAGTTAAAGCTTCTTGTGCCATTTGGAAAGTAAAAGACGTATGTCATCAAGCCAGTTGCAGTcctaagtttattttgtttattttagttcgCATCGctgaccggtaattagtgaaggatatttaaacatgtgatGGTACTCAAATTATAAACAACTATCCCAAAGagactttttttgtatactcattagttttctttttatcatgagtacaatcacatgtttaaatattgttcactaattaccagtcaccctatatagatTAGTTCACATAGTTTGCGCACAAGTATGAAAAACTTTGCGAACTTAATTTAGCTCTTGGTCTGCAAATAAATTAACTCACCACTAAATCTTATTTCTAgattcttaatattattttttttccttcAGTTTCAGACACTCTAGACGACATCATGGATGAATCTGGTGACGAGGAAGAGACTGAAGGCATTGTCAACAAGGTGCTCGATGAAATCGGCATCGAAATCAGTGGaaaggtaattatatttttatttttgtactggTGAAGCCTGGTAAATATCAGAAATCCTTTCAGAAATACAATAATTGGATGCTAAAGAAAAggtgaaattttcgaaattcaaTTGCCACTAGTGACACAGCTAGTGAGACTTAAGATCCCATCCCATGGATGTTTTGACATTACCaaaccaaataatattattttctcttgGTTAAAAGATCTTTATCTTTTCCATTTTCATATTACCATTTATACTAGTATGTGGTATATACTAGTACCTACTAGtaatatacctatttttaaCTCTGCATCGTAAATCCTCGTTTACTTAACGTAGCAATgagtaaattaaacaaataaatctcTACTCATGGTCACTGGTAAACAAGGACGGATGGGGATAAATATCACCGGCCGCACAAATATTTGTAGCGTGTGGGGATGTAATGTGACCTTCAATGTATGGTATGGATGTGTATGTGCACCGGTCATTCAAATGTGCGGTCATTTTGGCGGTTTTTAGGGCATAAAATTTTAGTTAGTAGTATATTTAGGTTTTTGTGCTCAAATTAATAAGAGCGATTaggttaaaaaagtatttttaaggtCTACAAGTTAGAACTTATTACTTTATACTATTATCTCCTTTAtaatgaacattttaattttaggaGCCTCTTTATAGTATAATCActctaagtatttattttaatgtagtcatttaaaaaaaataagtttattgtttttgctcgtttttgttatgataagccggtaaatgaccATACAGaacacctgatgataagcaacgaaacgcaacgcaagcgttgtttcacgtcggttttctgtaaggccttggtatcactccggttgagccggcccattcgtgccgaagcatggctctctcacactttaaaataaacctattCCTTTTATTTTTGCAGATGGCGGGTGCCCCATCAGTGGCTCGCAACAAACTTGGAGAATCAACCAAAGATGCGGATAAAGAACTCATGGAACAATTAGCTAAGCTAAAGTCCTAGAATATTATTAACTGTtaattattacaagtaaataatataattaattatcgcGCACATGAAATATAATCTCTATTTGtgaatttattcttttttacaaTGAatcatgtttaatttaatgtttaaagcaaataaataagctgtttttgttattatttttctattgtaattatGAGTtccgttattttaattatggcAACTTTGTATTAATCTCGACAATAGACTGAATACACAGgaattattgaattaaagtttaaaatttttggagtaaatcacaaaattataaaaaaaacactacgtACGTAATTTAACGTACGTCaatgtatacaaaattataaaaaaaaacaatgtatgcCACCGGCTTTTTTGACCTGGTAAGCCGCCATTTTGTTACTTACATTTTTCATACTGGCCGCCTCGAATGCTACCggcataattaataattaatagtatagtgtatttattattttgtagatgttaataaatacttaatttgcATTTCTTAGAAACTATCGGTGTTcgaaaatacaaaaattgtGCTGCTTTAAATGTATGATTAGAATTAATATGTACTGTTCCCGcccttttctttttcttctacACTTAATTTGAAATGAGAACACGTCcgatttgtataaaattattgttattattgttttgtttaacttaCGAGAGCCTATAATGTGAAAATAGAATGCTAACtgtgatatttttgtattatatgcTACGGGTGAACTTAGTACGCATTTTTATTCCATATCTGATacctaatataattttcataccaTAATATAGAACTATAAGGTAAGCCATGAATTcttgcatttttttaatttggcgAGAGCGAATGGTTGTTACGTTTGTCATTCGTCGAGTAATCCTTTTTTGGAAATGGGATGGGGTCTcatcatcaaagtcaaagtcaaaatcatttatttcaaatagaccagaaaggcacttttgaacgtcaaagcaaatataataatattaataacgtctgtctgtcggtcagtcctctagtgaagctatttgctcgttccaaagtgtagattcctatggagaagaacgagcaagaaactccataggttactctttttcaatcagatttacaatacaattcttggttacattgtttcgactACTTCAACTATgagagaacaat containing:
- the LOC118268944 gene encoding charged multivesicular body protein 2b isoform X2, producing the protein MNFNHREQQRQNDRELRKAARDLERDKAALEREEKKLENEIKKMAKEGNNEGCKILAKQLVQMRKQKARIYSANSKISSVQIQNKTMGANIAIAGAMGTTAKTMDSMNKVMNPQQIAKDMEAFRQANAKMDMTDEMISDTLDDIMDESGDEEETEGIVNKVLDEIGIEISGKMAGAPSVARNKLGESTKDADKELMEQLAKLKS
- the LOC118268944 gene encoding charged multivesicular body protein 2b isoform X1 gives rise to the protein MDFFFGKQPTVKEQQRQNDRELRKAARDLERDKAALEREEKKLENEIKKMAKEGNNEGCKILAKQLVQMRKQKARIYSANSKISSVQIQNKTMGANIAIAGAMGTTAKTMDSMNKVMNPQQIAKDMEAFRQANAKMDMTDEMISDTLDDIMDESGDEEETEGIVNKVLDEIGIEISGKMAGAPSVARNKLGESTKDADKELMEQLAKLKS